One Glycine max cultivar Williams 82 chromosome 4, Glycine_max_v4.0, whole genome shotgun sequence DNA segment encodes these proteins:
- the LOC100790049 gene encoding phosphatidylinositol 4-phosphate 5-kinase 1, whose translation MRQALLLRDDTERDTYGWSRRVSPSIEVAELANGDVYMGSFSGNAPSGSGKYLWRDGCMYEGDWKKGKACGKGKFSWPSGATYQGQFKSGRMDGFGTFTGSDGDTYRGSWSSDRKHGYGQKRYANGDLYEGSWKRNVQEGEGRYVWKNGNEYYGEWKNGVIFGRGTLIWANGNRYDGQWENGVPKGQGVFTWPDGSCYVGCWNKDLKVNQLSGTFYPGSGDTLTVTMRKRSSVDGARGSAVKSFPRICIWESEGEAGDITCDIIDEVSLLYRDSSGTGSDRGDVKPFRRNPCLSGEVKRLGQTISKGHKNYDLMLNLQLGIRYSVGKEASISRELKPSDFDPKEKFWTRFPAEGSKITPPHQSVVFRWKDYCPMVFRQLRKLFQVDPADYMLAICGNDALRELSSPGKSGSFFYLTQDDRFMIKTVKKSEVKVLLRMLRSYYQHVSKYENSLVTKFYGVHCVKPIGGQKTRFIVMGNLFCSEYPIHRRFDLKGSSHGRTTDKTKEIDESTTLKDLDLNFVFRLQNNWFQDFIKQIERDCEFLEAEGIMDYSLLVGLHFRDDNTYEKMGLSPFLLRTGKWDSYQSEKFMRGYRFLEAELQDRDRVKSGRKSLIRLGANMPARAERMARRSDFDQYTPCCSGETYDVVIYCGIIDILQDYDISKKLEHAYKSLQVDPSSISAVDPKLYSKRFRDFVGRIFIEDW comes from the exons ATGCGCCAAGCACTCCTGCTACGTGACGACACAGAAAGAGACACCTACGGTTGGAGCCGCAGAGTTAGCCCCAGCATTGAAGTAGCAGAGTTGGCCAACGGTGACGTGTACATGGGAAGCTTCTCCGGGAACGCGCCTAGTGGATCGGGGAAGTACCTGTGGAGAGACGGGTGCATGTACGAGGGAGACTGGAAGAAAGGGAAGGCCTGTGGGAAAGGCAAATTCTCCTGGCCTTCGGGCGCCACCTACCAGGGACAATTTAAATCGGGTCGCATGGACGGCTTTGGAACCTTCACCGGATCCGACGGTGACACCTACCGCGGCTCTTGGAGCTCCGACCGGAAGCACGGCTACGGCCAGAAGCGTTACGCCAACGGGGACTTGTACGAGGGGTCCTGGAAGCGGAACGTGCAGGAGGGGGAGGGGCGCTACGTGTGGAAGAACGGGAACGAGTATTACGGGGAGTGGAAGAACGGCGTCATTTTCGGCCGTGGTACGCTCATTTGGGCCAACGGGAACCGTTACGATGGCCAATGGGAGAACGGCGTTCCCAAGGGGCAAGGGGTTTTCACCTGGCCCGATGGGAGCTGCTATGTTGGGTGCTGGAACAAGGACCTTAAGGTGAACCAGCTTAGTGGAACTTTTTACCCCGGGAGCGGTGATACTCTCACCGTCACAATGAGGAAGCGTTCTTCCGTTGACGGTGCTAGAGGGAGCGCTGTTAAAAGTTTTCCCAGGATTTGTATCTGGGAATCGGAGGGTGAAGCCGGGGATATAACCTGTGATATAATCGATGAGGTGTCGTTGTTGTATCGGGATTCGAGTGGAACCGGTTCAGATCGGGGAGATGTGAAGCCGTTTCGCCGGAACCCTTGTCTTTCCGGTGAGGTGAAGAGACTGGGTCAGACTATATCCAAGGGGCATAAAAATTATGATCTCATGCTTAATCTGCAATTGGGTATAAG GTACTCTGTTGGGAAGGAAGCTTCCATTTCGCGAGAGCTTAAACCGAGTGATTTTGATCCGAAGGAGAAGTTCTGGACAAGGTTTCCCGCTGAAGGATCTAAGATTACGCCGCCGCATCAATCGGTGGTGTTCCGCTGGAAGGACTACTGCCCTATGGTTTTTAG ACAATTGAGGAAGCTATTTCAGGTGGATCCTGCGGATTACATGTTAGCTATATGTGGGAATGATGCCCTTAGGGAGCTTTCCTCTCCTGGGAAAAGTGGAAGCTTCTTCTACTTGACCCAGGACGACAGATTTATGATCAAGACGGTGAAGAAATCCGAAGTCAAG GTGCTTCTTCGGATGCTTCGAAGCTATTACCAACATGTTTCTAAATATGAGAATTCTCTTGTGACAAAATTCTATGGAGTACATTGTGTCAAACCAATTGGAGGCCAAAAG ACTCGCTTTATTGTGATGGGCAATCTTTTCTGCTCAGAATATCCAATCCATAGACGATTTGACTTGAAGGGATCTTCACATGGCCGTACAACAGATAAGACCAAGGAGATTGATGAAAGTACCACCCTCAAGGACCTGGATCTCAACTTTGTGTTTCGTCTACAAAATAATTGGTTCCAGGATTTCATCAA ACAAATTGAGAGGGATTGTGAGTTCTTGGAAGCTGAGGGAATTATGGATTATAGTCTTTTAGTTGGCCTTCATTTTCGTGATGATAATACATATGAAAAAATGGGATTGTCACCGTTTCTTTTGCGCACAG GAAAGTGGGATTCTTATCAGAGTGAAAAGTTCATGCGTGGTTATCGCTTTCTTGAAGCAGAGCTGCAGGATAGAGATCGAGTTAAATCTGGCCG GAAATCATTGATTAGGTTAGGAGCCAATATGCCTGCGAGAGCAGAGCGCATGGCTCGGAGGAGTGATTTTGATCAATACACCCCTTGTTGCAGTGGGGAAACCTACGATGTTGTTATATATTGTGGGATTATTGACATTTTGCAAGATTACGATATCAGCAAGAAACTGGAGCATGCTTACAAGTCTTTACAGGTTGACCCTTCATCAATCTCAGCTGTTGATCCAAAGCTTTACTCAAAAAGGTTCCGGGATTTTGTGGGTAGAATATTCATTGAAGACTGGTAA